From Myxococcales bacterium, the proteins below share one genomic window:
- a CDS encoding FadR family transcriptional regulator has translation MARPPSSPKPPPSLSSPIAEASAKASADDASKVMSLVPIARSSVVDAVAERLQAEILAGRLAPGSRLPSERELSLALGVNRLTLRAALARLEALGLITTRHGAGTLVASWRERAGLDTLPTLVASLAPGEPTWRKLMADILEVRRALSAETMALAAVRHTEEDVRVLEQLRDEQKGRLHDAVLYARGDMAFQRALVRAAGNVGFELVLNSFARFPDEYPELVARLYDRREQALVLYDAILALLATRDADLARTQVRSALEAHDAEWLERNAPTTDDGPKPRAEAPKKPSAPKPRKKP, from the coding sequence ATGGCCCGCCCCCCCTCCTCCCCCAAACCGCCGCCCTCCCTCTCCAGCCCCATCGCCGAGGCTTCCGCCAAGGCCTCCGCGGACGACGCCTCGAAGGTCATGTCGCTCGTGCCCATCGCGCGGTCGAGCGTGGTCGACGCGGTCGCCGAGCGGCTCCAGGCCGAGATCCTCGCGGGGCGCTTGGCCCCCGGGTCGCGCCTGCCCTCGGAGCGGGAGCTCTCGCTCGCCCTCGGCGTGAACCGGCTCACGTTGCGCGCGGCGCTCGCGCGGCTCGAGGCGCTCGGCCTCATCACCACGCGCCACGGGGCCGGTACGTTGGTCGCGTCGTGGCGCGAGCGTGCGGGGCTCGACACGCTCCCGACGCTCGTGGCCTCCCTCGCGCCCGGCGAGCCGACCTGGCGCAAGCTCATGGCCGACATCCTCGAGGTGCGGCGCGCGCTGTCGGCCGAGACCATGGCCCTCGCGGCCGTGCGCCACACCGAGGAAGACGTGCGCGTGCTCGAGCAGCTCAGGGACGAGCAGAAGGGCCGCCTCCACGACGCCGTGCTCTACGCACGAGGGGACATGGCCTTCCAGCGCGCGCTCGTCCGCGCGGCGGGCAACGTCGGGTTCGAGCTCGTGTTGAACTCGTTCGCTCGTTTCCCCGACGAGTACCCCGAGCTCGTCGCTCGCCTCTACGACCGGCGCGAGCAAGCGCTCGTGCTCTACGACGCGATCCTCGCGCTCCTCGCGACCCGTGACGCGGACCTCGCGCGCACGCAGGTGCGCTCCGCGCTCGAGGCCCACGACGCCGAGTGGCTCGAGCGCAACGCCCCGACGACCGACGACGGCCCGAAGCCGCGCGCCGAAGCGCCGAAGAAGCCGAGCGCCCCGAAGCCGAGGAAGAAGCCGTGA
- a CDS encoding DegT/DnrJ/EryC1/StrS family aminotransferase, with the protein MIDLRSDTVTRPGAAMRAAMANAEVGDDVFGEDPSVNALEAEVADLLGKEAALFVSSGTMGNQLAIAAHTRPGDEVIVGEGAHVVFYESGAGPALSGVQFAIAGRGGLFDGDDVREKAHPTDAYYCPRTSLVCVENTHNRAGGRVFPEAQIGRIAEAARALGLGLHLDGARLWNAAVATETTVAELARPFDTISVCFSKGLGAPAGSALVGPKAIVAEARRTRKRWGGGMRQAGILAAAARYALANHRARLAEDHANARSLAERLVARGESTGLRVTAPETNLVAIDTRAPADAVARLVEEAGVRVSASGPFRLRAVTHLDVSADMMRVAADAIADAHARLVAEAR; encoded by the coding sequence ATGATCGACTTGAGGAGTGACACGGTCACGCGCCCCGGAGCCGCGATGCGCGCGGCCATGGCGAACGCCGAGGTCGGGGACGACGTCTTCGGAGAGGATCCGAGCGTGAACGCCCTCGAGGCCGAGGTCGCGGACCTGCTCGGCAAAGAGGCCGCGCTCTTCGTGAGCTCGGGGACCATGGGCAACCAGCTCGCGATCGCCGCGCACACACGACCCGGCGACGAGGTCATCGTCGGCGAGGGGGCGCACGTCGTGTTCTACGAGAGCGGCGCGGGCCCCGCCCTCTCCGGCGTGCAGTTCGCCATCGCCGGGCGCGGAGGGCTCTTCGACGGCGACGACGTCCGCGAAAAGGCGCACCCGACCGACGCCTACTACTGCCCCCGCACCTCGCTCGTGTGTGTCGAGAACACCCACAACCGGGCGGGCGGGCGCGTCTTCCCCGAAGCTCAAATCGGCCGGATCGCCGAGGCCGCGCGCGCGCTCGGGCTGGGGCTCCACCTCGACGGGGCACGCCTCTGGAACGCGGCGGTCGCGACCGAGACGACGGTCGCCGAGCTCGCGCGCCCCTTCGATACGATCAGCGTGTGTTTCTCGAAGGGCCTCGGCGCTCCGGCGGGGAGCGCGCTGGTCGGCCCGAAGGCCATCGTCGCCGAGGCCCGTCGCACACGAAAACGCTGGGGCGGCGGCATGCGCCAGGCAGGGATCTTGGCGGCGGCCGCGAGGTACGCGCTCGCGAATCATCGGGCTCGGCTCGCCGAGGATCACGCGAACGCGAGGAGCCTCGCCGAGCGCCTCGTCGCTCGAGGGGAATCGACGGGCCTCCGCGTGACGGCCCCCGAGACGAACCTCGTGGCGATCGACACCCGCGCGCCGGCCGACGCCGTGGCGCGGCTCGTCGAAGAAGCGGGGGTTCGCGTGTCCGCCTCGGGGCCCTTTCGCCTCCGGGCCGTCACCCACCTCGACGTCTCGGCCGACATGATGCGCGTCGCGGCGGACGCCATCGCCGACGCGCACGCCCGGCTCGTCGCGGAGGCACGATGA
- a CDS encoding tetratricopeptide repeat protein, giving the protein MKRLAHALVTAAALVACGHSTTEYQRSFAEGRRASSAGRFSEAAEAFARSAKLAEKERDRDHAELLAAVEKARAGDVAAALRELDALGARTPTNGTREEALYKAADLRRKSGSEARGLADLRAFVEAHPRSPLARPALGHVLRAHEGGDESPAGRAKGYALLGELAAKVPPETEVGQKIAYERAARTEPREARVKAYVALADAFPYPRGSYWDDALFTAATLEDEAGHPSEAIVLLRRIVAERETSDVVGSYQRPKLTPAMRLIARIQAEKLHDRDAARKTLHELYASYTTSLERDDALWEIAKLHREDKHEDEACAALETLVGTFPDSRYVPCASAVCPRVARPAKSRAPTTCRGYLLRESATDAAAPKP; this is encoded by the coding sequence ATGAAACGCCTCGCTCACGCGCTCGTGACGGCGGCCGCCTTGGTCGCCTGCGGCCACTCCACGACCGAGTACCAGCGGTCGTTCGCCGAAGGTCGGCGCGCGTCGTCCGCGGGGAGGTTCTCCGAGGCGGCCGAGGCGTTCGCGCGGTCGGCCAAGCTCGCCGAGAAGGAGCGCGATCGGGACCACGCCGAGCTTTTGGCCGCGGTCGAGAAGGCCCGCGCGGGTGACGTCGCCGCGGCCCTGCGCGAGCTCGACGCGCTCGGGGCCCGCACCCCGACGAACGGGACACGCGAGGAGGCCCTCTACAAAGCCGCGGATCTACGAAGGAAATCGGGGTCCGAAGCGCGCGGGCTCGCCGACCTCCGCGCCTTCGTCGAGGCGCACCCGAGGAGCCCACTCGCCCGTCCGGCGCTGGGCCACGTGCTGCGCGCCCACGAAGGCGGCGACGAGAGCCCCGCCGGTCGCGCCAAAGGCTACGCCTTACTCGGCGAGCTCGCGGCGAAGGTCCCCCCCGAGACCGAGGTCGGTCAGAAGATCGCCTACGAGCGCGCCGCACGCACCGAGCCTCGCGAGGCTCGCGTGAAGGCGTACGTGGCCCTCGCCGACGCGTTCCCCTACCCCCGCGGGTCCTACTGGGACGACGCCCTCTTCACCGCGGCGACGCTGGAGGACGAGGCCGGCCACCCGAGCGAGGCCATCGTGCTGCTGCGGCGTATCGTCGCCGAGCGGGAGACGTCGGACGTGGTCGGGAGCTACCAGAGGCCCAAGCTCACGCCGGCGATGCGCCTCATCGCGCGCATCCAGGCCGAGAAGCTCCACGACCGGGACGCGGCTCGAAAGACGCTCCACGAGCTCTACGCGAGCTACACCACGTCCCTCGAGCGAGACGACGCGCTCTGGGAGATCGCCAAGCTCCACCGCGAGGACAAACACGAAGACGAGGCCTGCGCGGCGCTCGAGACGCTCGTCGGGACGTTCCCGGACTCGCGCTACGTGCCGTGCGCGTCGGCGGTGTGCCCGCGCGTCGCGAGGCCGGCGAAGAGCCGTGCGCCCACGACCTGCCGAGGGTACCTCCTCCGCGAGAGCGCGACGGACGCGGCCGCGCCGAAGCCCTGA
- a CDS encoding FHA domain-containing protein produces MICSLCGRNNASHLVFCEECGNRLAPRVAPPTPLVEAPPRPGAEVRCGMCGTSNPLGERYCMACGQALPQPQAAPPVPVPQPAVHVPQPVPVAHTPAPLPVAPAPQPVLVAPVQNVQPVPVAAAYPSPAAPPAAGSAPRLQPQPVIDVAPQPEALGARVCGRCQGANQPSSLFCRYCGASLANAGAAAPVTPEAPPAPAPVAPPPAPAAAPPPAPAPPPPHAEGPRPGHVFAKTTVDDRPPTVDDRPFELPKPSAELSIEPSRPKEPSTERDSSPRKGTWLNTKPRPSRGQLVVITKDGTPGPSYPIYDQVDIGRSEGDVILGDDRYLSPRHARLVFREDRLYLRDLDSVNGLFLRVSSLRGKKMGDIERAPLPPGSPASAVADVDSNVAMELQDQDLILIGQQVLRFEALKDGEAGLGPASEHGTLLFGTPTAPRYARLSQRTVEGVTRDVYYIRKVETVLGRESGDVVFTDDPFLSRRHAAFLVLPAGDGRSEKAPKSAALRKRAAVHLVDLGSSNGTFLGLRGETEVRTGDLVRMGQQLFRIDIGGGHG; encoded by the coding sequence GTGATCTGCTCTCTCTGCGGCCGTAACAACGCGTCCCACCTCGTGTTCTGCGAGGAGTGTGGCAATCGCCTCGCCCCGCGCGTGGCCCCACCCACGCCCCTCGTCGAGGCTCCCCCGCGCCCGGGCGCCGAGGTGCGCTGTGGCATGTGTGGAACCTCGAACCCTCTGGGTGAGCGGTACTGCATGGCCTGCGGTCAAGCGCTGCCCCAACCTCAGGCCGCGCCGCCGGTCCCGGTGCCACAGCCCGCCGTGCACGTCCCGCAGCCCGTGCCCGTCGCGCACACTCCGGCGCCGCTGCCCGTCGCCCCGGCCCCCCAACCGGTCCTCGTCGCGCCCGTGCAGAACGTCCAACCCGTCCCGGTCGCGGCCGCCTACCCTTCGCCTGCGGCCCCCCCCGCGGCGGGCTCGGCTCCGAGGCTCCAGCCTCAGCCCGTGATCGACGTCGCCCCCCAACCGGAGGCGCTCGGGGCCCGCGTGTGCGGGCGATGCCAGGGCGCGAACCAGCCCTCGTCCCTGTTCTGCCGCTATTGTGGCGCGTCGCTCGCCAACGCCGGCGCGGCGGCCCCGGTCACCCCCGAGGCTCCACCGGCACCTGCACCGGTGGCCCCGCCTCCCGCTCCCGCCGCGGCTCCCCCTCCCGCCCCGGCTCCCCCTCCGCCACACGCCGAGGGACCTCGGCCCGGGCACGTCTTCGCCAAGACCACCGTCGACGACCGGCCACCCACGGTCGACGATCGCCCCTTCGAGCTCCCGAAGCCCTCGGCCGAGCTCTCGATCGAGCCGTCCCGCCCGAAGGAGCCCTCGACCGAACGAGACTCGAGCCCGCGCAAGGGGACGTGGCTCAACACGAAGCCTCGTCCGTCGCGCGGCCAGCTCGTGGTGATCACGAAGGACGGCACGCCCGGACCGAGCTACCCCATCTACGACCAGGTCGACATCGGGCGCTCCGAGGGGGACGTGATCCTCGGCGACGACCGCTACCTCTCGCCGCGTCACGCCCGGCTCGTGTTCCGCGAGGACCGCCTCTACCTCCGCGACCTGGACAGCGTGAACGGCCTCTTTTTGCGGGTCTCGTCGCTCCGCGGCAAAAAGATGGGGGACATCGAGCGGGCGCCCCTGCCCCCCGGGAGCCCGGCCTCCGCCGTGGCCGACGTCGACTCGAATGTGGCCATGGAGCTCCAGGATCAAGACTTGATCCTGATTGGGCAACAGGTGCTAAGGTTCGAGGCTCTCAAAGACGGCGAGGCCGGTCTCGGTCCAGCCTCGGAGCACGGGACGCTGCTATTCGGCACGCCCACGGCACCACGCTACGCTCGACTGAGCCAGCGCACCGTCGAAGGGGTTACGCGCGACGTCTACTACATTCGGAAGGTGGAGACCGTGCTCGGGCGAGAGTCGGGAGACGTAGTGTTCACGGACGATCCGTTTCTCTCGCGGCGGCACGCGGCCTTTCTCGTGCTGCCTGCCGGCGACGGTCGCTCCGAAAAAGCGCCGAAATCCGCGGCGTTGCGTAAGCGAGCTGCCGTTCATCTCGTCGACCTCGGCTCGTCCAACGGCACGTTCCTTGGCCTCCGAGGCGAGACCGAAGTGCGCACCGGCGACCTCGTGCGGATGGGCCAGCAGCTCTTTCGCATCGACATCGGGGGTGGTCATGGTTGA
- a CDS encoding serine/threonine-protein phosphatase: MTQPPPSVENLADATEAEATAATSPIRVRLFARTDVGQVREHNEDNFLVADLSRKSRGLLEANRPTGIGPHGALFAVCDGMGGAAAGEVASQMAVDIIYERMVDGLDGFPAGIERDDVARRLVRAIEMAGFRIFSEAKSDRSRRGMGTTVTGAALVDDHLFLGQVGDSRGYILRGNRLVQVTRDQSLVNQLIEAGQLTEEEAETFEHNNIILQALGTSDTVQVDLTYVQLRKGDTL, from the coding sequence GTGACCCAGCCGCCCCCCAGCGTCGAGAACCTCGCGGATGCGACGGAGGCCGAGGCCACCGCGGCCACGTCACCGATTCGCGTACGCCTCTTCGCGCGCACCGACGTCGGTCAGGTGCGTGAGCACAACGAGGACAATTTCCTCGTCGCGGACCTCAGCCGAAAGTCGCGCGGCCTGCTCGAGGCGAACCGTCCCACGGGCATCGGCCCGCACGGCGCGCTCTTCGCCGTATGCGACGGAATGGGCGGCGCCGCGGCGGGGGAGGTCGCGAGCCAGATGGCCGTCGACATCATCTACGAGCGCATGGTCGACGGCCTCGACGGGTTCCCGGCGGGCATCGAGCGCGACGACGTAGCGAGGCGCCTCGTCCGCGCGATCGAGATGGCCGGCTTCCGGATCTTCTCCGAGGCCAAGAGCGACCGCTCGCGCCGCGGCATGGGCACGACGGTCACCGGCGCGGCCCTCGTCGACGACCACCTCTTCCTCGGCCAGGTCGGAGACTCGCGCGGGTACATTCTGCGCGGCAACCGGCTCGTCCAGGTGACGCGCGACCAATCGCTCGTCAATCAGCTCATCGAGGCCGGCCAGCTCACCGAGGAAGAAGCCGAGACCTTCGAGCACAACAACATCATCCTCCAGGCCCTCGGCACGTCCGACACGGTGCAGGTGGACCTCACGTACGTGCAGCTTCGCAAGGGCGACACGCTCTAG
- a CDS encoding ATP-dependent Clp protease adaptor ClpS, with amino-acid sequence MSANDPKPPNPDLGEELDVETVPVSQVPRRYKVIFHNDDYTTMEFVIEVLQRFFHKTATEAMHIMLTVHKKGAAVACVTTRDVAETKTSQVMDYAQENGMPLLVTSEPE; translated from the coding sequence ATGAGCGCCAACGATCCCAAGCCACCGAACCCCGACCTCGGCGAAGAGCTCGACGTCGAGACCGTGCCCGTGTCGCAGGTGCCCCGGCGATACAAGGTCATCTTCCACAACGACGACTACACGACGATGGAGTTCGTGATCGAGGTGCTCCAGCGGTTTTTCCACAAGACCGCGACCGAGGCGATGCACATCATGTTGACGGTCCACAAAAAAGGGGCCGCCGTGGCGTGCGTGACCACCCGTGACGTCGCCGAGACCAAGACGTCGCAAGTCATGGATTATGCACAAGAAAATGGAATGCCGCTCCTCGTCACGAGCGAGCCGGAGTGA
- the clpA gene encoding ATP-dependent Clp protease ATP-binding subunit ClpA, translating to MRISPEVEIALSLAANEAARRRNELVTLEHLLFALLFDDATALVVKHAGGDVAALKKALESFLDAELTAVPEDDFEAPTASLGVQRVIRRADAHVRSSGKDEIKGHNVLVAIFAEPDSHAVSLLEQHGVTRLDVVSYISHGRSKIDREESPASVGPGQDDGDGPKPARDPLAAYTTNLNEEAKKSRIDPLVGRTNEVMRIVQVLARRKKNNPLLVGDSGVGKTAIVEGLAKKIVDGDVPPALKESTVYALDMGALIAGTRYRGEFEERLKGVVKSLQDKEGAILFVDEIHTIVGAGATSGGSMDASNLLKPALASGRLRCIGSTTFEELRQHFEKDRALARRFQKVEVNEPSVEDCVAILKGLRSQYEEFHGVSYTDEAIEAAASLSARYLHDRKLPDKAIDLLDEAGAAMKLEKGKGAVVGVSEVETVLSRMAQIPPREVSSNDKEKLRNLAEDLKKAIFGQDHAVDQLASAIRLSRAGLRAPEKPIGSFLLTGPTGVGKTEVAKQLAKTLGIAFVRFDMSEYMEPHTVSRLIGAPPGYVGFDQGGLLTDAIAKTPHAVLLLDEIEKAHPQIFNVLLQVMDHGKLTDNNGKSTDFRHVVLLMTSNVGARDLAKRAVGFGDSRVSGDAEREYKLMFSPEFRNRLDARVAFAPLSPHTMGSIVGKFVRELAALLAEKKVTLEVTERAREYLREKGYDEENGARPLGRVIQEELKRPLGEELLFGRLENGGHVEVDRADDPEASPALVFRFPGAVLN from the coding sequence ATGCGCATCAGCCCCGAAGTCGAGATCGCCCTTTCGCTCGCCGCCAACGAGGCCGCGCGGCGGCGCAACGAGCTCGTCACGCTCGAGCACCTTCTCTTCGCGCTCCTCTTCGACGACGCCACGGCCCTCGTGGTCAAGCACGCCGGAGGCGACGTGGCGGCGCTCAAGAAGGCCCTCGAGAGCTTCCTCGACGCCGAGCTCACGGCCGTCCCCGAGGACGACTTCGAGGCCCCGACGGCGTCCCTCGGGGTCCAGCGCGTCATTCGGCGCGCCGACGCGCACGTGCGCTCGTCCGGCAAAGACGAGATCAAAGGGCACAACGTGCTCGTGGCCATCTTCGCCGAGCCCGACAGCCACGCGGTCTCGCTGCTCGAGCAGCACGGGGTCACGCGCCTCGACGTCGTGAGCTACATCTCGCACGGGCGGTCCAAGATCGACCGTGAAGAGTCCCCCGCGTCGGTCGGTCCCGGCCAAGACGACGGCGACGGCCCGAAGCCCGCGCGAGACCCCCTCGCGGCCTACACCACGAACCTCAACGAAGAGGCCAAAAAGTCCCGGATCGACCCGCTCGTCGGCCGAACGAACGAGGTCATGCGCATCGTCCAGGTGCTCGCGCGCCGCAAAAAGAACAACCCCCTCCTCGTGGGCGACTCCGGCGTCGGAAAGACGGCCATCGTCGAGGGGCTCGCCAAGAAGATCGTCGACGGCGACGTGCCCCCGGCCCTGAAAGAGTCCACGGTGTACGCGCTCGACATGGGCGCGCTCATCGCCGGCACGCGCTACCGCGGCGAGTTCGAGGAGCGCCTCAAGGGCGTCGTGAAGTCCCTCCAGGACAAGGAGGGCGCCATCCTCTTCGTCGACGAGATCCACACCATCGTCGGCGCGGGCGCCACCTCCGGCGGCAGCATGGACGCGTCGAACCTCCTGAAGCCGGCGCTCGCCTCGGGCCGCCTCCGTTGCATCGGCTCGACCACGTTCGAGGAGCTCCGACAGCACTTCGAGAAGGACCGCGCCCTCGCGCGTCGCTTCCAGAAGGTCGAGGTCAATGAGCCTTCGGTCGAGGACTGCGTCGCCATCTTGAAGGGCCTCCGGAGCCAGTACGAAGAGTTCCACGGCGTGAGCTACACCGACGAGGCCATCGAGGCCGCGGCGAGCCTCTCGGCGCGGTATCTCCACGACCGCAAGCTCCCGGACAAGGCGATCGATCTGCTCGACGAGGCCGGCGCGGCCATGAAGCTCGAGAAGGGCAAGGGCGCGGTCGTCGGCGTCTCCGAGGTGGAGACCGTGCTCTCGCGCATGGCCCAGATCCCGCCGCGCGAGGTCTCCTCGAACGACAAAGAGAAGCTCCGTAACCTCGCGGAAGATCTCAAAAAAGCGATCTTCGGGCAGGACCACGCCGTCGACCAGCTCGCGAGCGCGATCCGCCTCTCGAGGGCCGGGCTCCGCGCGCCGGAGAAGCCCATCGGGAGCTTCCTCCTCACCGGGCCGACGGGCGTCGGCAAGACCGAGGTCGCGAAGCAGCTCGCGAAGACACTCGGCATCGCGTTCGTGCGCTTCGACATGAGCGAGTACATGGAGCCTCACACCGTGTCGCGGCTCATCGGCGCCCCGCCGGGCTACGTCGGGTTCGATCAGGGTGGCCTCCTCACCGACGCCATCGCCAAGACCCCTCACGCCGTGCTCCTCCTCGACGAGATCGAGAAGGCGCACCCGCAAATCTTCAACGTGCTGCTCCAGGTGATGGACCACGGCAAGCTCACCGACAACAACGGAAAATCGACCGATTTCCGCCACGTCGTGCTGCTCATGACGAGCAACGTCGGCGCGCGTGATCTCGCGAAGCGCGCCGTCGGCTTCGGCGACTCGCGGGTCAGCGGCGACGCCGAGCGCGAGTACAAGCTGATGTTCAGCCCGGAGTTCCGGAACCGCCTCGACGCACGCGTCGCGTTCGCGCCCCTCTCCCCGCACACGATGGGGAGCATCGTCGGAAAGTTCGTGCGCGAGCTCGCGGCGCTCCTCGCCGAGAAGAAGGTCACCCTCGAGGTGACCGAGCGTGCCCGCGAGTACCTCCGCGAGAAGGGCTACGACGAAGAGAACGGCGCGAGGCCGCTCGGCCGTGTGATCCAGGAGGAGCTGAAGCGCCCGCTCGGCGAAGAGCTGCTCTTCGGGCGGCTCGAGAACGGCGGCCACGTCGAGGTCGATCGTGCCGACGATCCCGAGGCCTCCCCCGCCCTCGTCTTCCGCTTCCCCGGCGCTGTACTGAACTAA
- a CDS encoding PA0069 family radical SAM protein, with translation MRPTEKNPPNRFYVRHVEHDDGESPTVPVTLVDDASRTIVSSNDSPDIGFRYSVNPYRGCLHACAYCYARPTHEHLGYGAGTDFDRIVVVKRAAPELLREAFEKRTWTGERVVFSGVTDPYQPVERELRLTRGCLEVCALYKNPVGIITKSPLVERDLDVLRELRGAAHVRVTVSIPFADPAVARALEPGVVSPERRLRTIATLADAGIPVGISVSPLVPGLGDAGLAELLAAAGRAGATHTFAVMLRLPGAVREVFEERLREALPLRAEKVLTRLREMHGERLYDPRFGHRQRGSGPYAEALLATFESAARRAGLTTRMEDEPASTFTRPLAKDRGPQLSLFGSSPPSGSPTRAR, from the coding sequence GTGCGCCCCACCGAAAAAAACCCGCCGAACCGCTTCTACGTTCGGCACGTCGAGCACGACGACGGGGAGAGCCCCACGGTCCCCGTCACGCTCGTCGACGACGCCTCGAGGACCATCGTCTCCTCGAACGACAGCCCCGACATCGGCTTCCGATACTCGGTGAACCCCTACCGCGGCTGCCTGCACGCGTGCGCGTACTGCTACGCGCGGCCGACCCACGAGCACCTCGGCTACGGCGCCGGAACGGACTTCGATCGCATCGTGGTCGTGAAACGCGCGGCCCCGGAGCTCCTCCGTGAGGCCTTCGAGAAGCGAACGTGGACCGGCGAGCGCGTCGTCTTCTCGGGGGTCACCGACCCGTATCAGCCCGTCGAGCGCGAGCTTCGCCTCACGCGGGGGTGCCTCGAGGTATGTGCACTTTACAAGAACCCGGTCGGCATCATCACGAAGTCCCCGCTGGTCGAGCGCGATCTCGACGTCCTCCGTGAGCTCCGAGGGGCGGCCCACGTCCGCGTGACGGTGAGCATCCCGTTCGCGGATCCGGCCGTCGCGCGTGCGCTCGAGCCGGGCGTGGTCTCCCCCGAGCGGCGCCTCCGGACGATCGCGACCCTCGCCGACGCGGGGATTCCCGTGGGGATAAGCGTCTCGCCGCTCGTGCCTGGCCTCGGGGACGCGGGGCTCGCGGAGCTCCTCGCCGCAGCGGGACGGGCCGGCGCCACCCACACGTTCGCCGTGATGCTCCGCCTCCCGGGCGCCGTGCGCGAGGTCTTCGAGGAGCGCCTTCGCGAGGCCCTGCCGCTCCGCGCCGAGAAGGTCCTCACGAGGCTGCGGGAGATGCACGGCGAGCGGCTCTACGACCCGCGCTTCGGTCACCGACAGCGCGGCTCCGGCCCCTACGCCGAGGCGCTCCTCGCGACGTTCGAGTCGGCCGCCCGCCGAGCGGGGCTCACGACCCGCATGGAGGACGAGCCTGCCTCGACGTTCACGCGCCCGCTCGCGAAGGATCGTGGCCCGCAGCTCTCGCTCTTCGGCTCCTCGCCGCCGAGCGGCTCTCCGACACGGGCGCGTTGA